A genomic stretch from Limanda limanda chromosome 11, fLimLim1.1, whole genome shotgun sequence includes:
- the LOC133014427 gene encoding fibrinogen silencer-binding protein, translated as MASSSVFLSSAVGKARSSNFTLSEKLDLLKLVRPHIRILEEHTNKHAVIVDKNKCWDTVAELYNALGGDRPHRTAQGLRTLYKRLKESAKQEVMQRRHAQPEYRASISEPTRRIMEMIPHLFHHVPIHEKDQALRRLIYSKHNSSLEHPGSSSSLAELQDYSAAVPSIPHEVIQLNPEEDVKPPPGLPILSTHAGPGLDGGQEQDGEPDLDSVQDYEASLSPTSSSVNLPLSPSPLPLRHDLYQNDIYPHHEPDRFRPLQLAKEEHELVLANHRKVAVFLEEKREGLKRKQELEEELLRAKIKVEKLKAARLRHGLSIPL; from the exons ATGGCATCgagctctgtgtttctgtccagCGCGGTGGGCAAAGCTCGCTCCTCCAACTTCACCCTCTCTGAGAAACTGGACCTGTTGAAGCTGGTGCGTCCTCACATCCGCATCCTGGAGGAGCACACCAACAAGCACGCCGTCATCGTGGACAAGAACAAGTGCTGGGACACCGTGGCCGAACTGTACAACGCCTTAGGAGGGGACAGACCCCATCGCACGGCCCAGGGCCTCAGGACCCTCTACAAGAGGCTGAAGGAGTCGGCcaagcaggaagtgatgcagcGGAGACACGCCCAGCCCGAGTACCGAGCCAGCATCTCTGAGCCAACCAGGAGAATCATGGAGATGATCCCTCACCTGTTTCACCACGTGCCCATCCATGAAAAGGACCAGGCACTGCGCAG ATTAATATACAGCAAGCACAACTCTTCCCTGGAGCACCctggcagcagctcctctctggcTGAACTCCAGGATTACTCAGCAGCTGTCCCCAGTATCCCCCATGAGGTGATCCAGCTGAACCCTGAGGAGGATGTTAAGCCACCGCCAGGACTCCCCATTCTCTCCACGCACGCCGGGCCGGGGCTGGACGGCGGCCAGGAGCAGGACGGGGAGCCGGACTTGGACAGCGTGCAGGATTACGAAGCATCCCTGTCCCCTACGTCCTCTTCCGTGaacctccccctctccccctcgcCGCTGCCCTTACGGCACGACCTCTACCAGAACGACATTTACCCCCACCACGAGCCCGACAGGTTTCGCCCTCTGCAGCTGGCCAAAGAGGAGCACGAGCTGGTGTTGGCCAATCACAGGAAGGTGGCCGTGTTCCTGGAGGAGAAACGAGAGGGGCTGAAGAggaagcaggagctggaggaggagctgctgagaGCCAAGATCAAAGTGGAGAAACTGAAGGCTGCTAGACTGAGACATGGGCTGTCCATTCCTCTATAA
- the rad54b gene encoding DNA repair and recombination protein RAD54B — MRRSAAPSQLFGNAGKKPRFMPPGASTSCPAAGSKPLAPKLGLGNALEKVQRSLSTPVPTKTRCDVQPKAAPAAPALSRALALVLSATESKENDDNAEYPDNGSADYAEDKRTAGVSGSPQLSPGSPQTPRPPGGSDSACSQDGARYFSVMWCKASKKKHKRWEGDAVLVTRGRSVTLKDMEGKDIGKGTGYKVSELAALSDGETLMVGGKEVEVMGIISAEAFSKGRCFQEVQIESEEPQTASAPPPPRRFAAKPFCPPTLAGRAEPPGTRPEQTSRPRHDAQAPGALVMPRPSPNHQWSNNKSGLPVVDVVLDPHLTTHLRPHQRDGLLFLYECVMGMRAVGRCGAILADEMGLGKTLQSVALSWTLLKQGPYGAKPVAKRVLVVTPGSLVQNWGAEFNKWLGRERISVFTVDQDHRIEHFVLSPLHSVLVISYEMLLRCQEQVQKVEFGLVICDEGHRLKNSSIKTSSALSSLSCSRRVILTGTPVQNDLQEFYALIEFVNPGILGSSTGYRKVYEEPILRSRQPSCTEEERVLGEDRAAELSRLTGTFILRRTQEIINRYLPPRLDWTLFCEPSPLQLELYRHLLCHRVFRACLQGSTQTHTHLACITALKKLCNHPSLLYSTVKKKADHGSEESSVYDGLVDLFPESYSSGGLNTTHSGKLLVLSDLLAAIRQLSTSDSVVVVSNYTQTLDLLQDFCVHMDYTFCRLDGHTPTNKRQRLVDTFNSSYSQNFVFLLSSKAGGVGLNLIGASHLVLYDIDWNPANDMQAMARVWRDGQKKTVHIYRLLTAGTIEERIFQRQVSKQGLSGTVVDLGKGADHTSFSTNELRDLFSLTDTPSLTHDLLNCSCSMDGSVQAVEEEDPVSDRRCQLGRLGDRGGGVAPPKHLSMSELMQWRHFSGDTPTFADPYLDHARKHITFAFQTTISHTVQ; from the exons ATGAGGCGCTCGGCAGCACCCAGCCAGCTCTTTGGTAATGCAGGGAAAAAGCCTCGGTTTATGCCTCCTGGGGCCTCTACCTCATGTCCTGCCGCTGGATCCAAGCCCCTGGCCCCTAAACTTGGATTGGGCAATGCACTGGAAAAG GTCCAGAGAAGTCTATCAACACCAGTTCCGACTAAGACCAGGTGTGATGTTCAGCCCAAAGCTGCACCGGCTGCTCCGGCCTTGTCCAGGGCTCTGGCTCTCGTTCTCAGTGCGACGGAGAGCAAGGAAAATGACGACAACGCGGAATATCCTGACAACGGCAGCGCAGACTATGCAGAAGACAAGAGAACAGCAG GGGTGAGTGGTTCTCCTCAGTTGAGTCCTGGCTCTCCTCAAACCCCGCGGCCCCCTGGAGGGTCCGACTCTGCCTGCAGTCAGGATGGAGCGCGTTACTTCAGTGTGATGTGGTGTAAGGCCAGTAAGAAGAAACATAAGCGCTGGGAGGGGGATGCAGTCCTGGTGACGAGAGGACGCTCAGTCACTCTTAAAGACATGGAAGGAAAAGACATCGGGAAAG GTACTGGCTACAAGGTGTCGGAGTTGGCCGCTCTTTCTGATGGAGAGACCCTGATGGTTGGTgggaaggaggtggaggtgatgggCATCATTTCTGCCGAGGCCTTTTCCAAGGGACGCTGTTTCCAAGAGGTCCAAATAGAGAGCGAGGAGCCACAAACAGCGtcggctcctccccctccgcgTCGCTTTGCAGCCAAACCTTTCTGCCCTCCGACCCTGGCAGGAAGAGCCGAGCCTCCAGGAACTAGACCAGAGCAAACGTCGAGACCTCGCCATGACGCCCAAGCTCCAG GTGCACTGGTGATGCCTCGTCCCTCCCCCAACCACCAGTGGTCTAATAACAAGTCAGGACTTCCCGTAGTGGATGTTGTGCTTGACCCACACCTGACCACTCACCTGAGACCTCACCAGAGAGACGGCCTGCTCTTCCTCTACGAGTGTGTCATGGGAATGAG agCAGTGGGTCGCTGCGGTGCCATCCTGGCCGATGAGATGGGACTGGGGAAGACCCTCCAGAGCGTGGCACTGTCCTGGACACTGCTGAAGCAGGGGCCGTATGGAGCGAAGCCAGTTGCTAAGCGTGTCCTTGTGGTTACACCTGGCAGCCTCGTGCAGAACTGGGGTGCGGAGTTTAACAAGTGGCTGGGCCGCGAGAGGATCAGTGTTTTCACAGTGGATCag GACCACAGGATAGAGCACTTTGTGCTGTCTCCTCTGCACAGCGTCCTGGTGATCAGCTACGAGATGCTGCTGCGCTGCCAGGAGCAG GTACAAAAAGTGGAGTTTGGTCTTGTTATTTGTGACGAGGGTCACAGATTAAAGAACAGCTCAATCAAAACGTCCTCTGCTCTCAGTAGCCTCAGCTGTAGTCGCAGGGTCATACTTACAG GCACTCCAGTACAGAACGACCTGCAGGAGTTTTATGCTCTTATAGAGTTTGTAAACCCAGGGATTCTCGGGTCATCCACGGGTTACAGGAAAGTGTATGAGGAGCCAATTCTGCGCTCCAGACAACCCTCCTGCACGGAG GAGGAGCGAGTTTTGGGTGAAGATCGAGCAGCTGAGCTGTCTCGCTTGACCGGCACGTTCATCCTGAGACGGACGCAAGAGATCATCAATAGGTACCTGCCCCCCCGCCTCGACTGGACGCTGTTCTGTGAGCCATCCCCTCTGCAGCTGGAGCTTTACAGGCATCTCCTGTGCCATCGGGTCTTCAGAGCCTGTCTTCAGGGCTCCACGCAAACTCACACCCACCTGGCCTGCATCACTGCACTGAAGAAGCTGTGTAACCACCCCAGCCTGCTCTACTCCACCGTCAAG aAGAAAGCTGACCACGGATCAGAGGAGAGTTCAGTTTATGACGGATTGGTAGATCTCTTCCCAGAATCCTACTCGTCAGGAGGTTTGAACACGACCCATTCAGGAAAACTCCTTGTTCTGTCGGACCTGTTGGCTGCCATCAGACAGCTCAGCACttcagacag CGTGGTCGTAGTGTCCAACTACACTCAAACGCTTGACCTGCTCCAGGACTTTTGTGTGCACATGGACTACACCTTCTGCCGACTAGACGGACACACACCTACCAACAAGAGACAGCGACTGGTCGACACTTTCAACAGCTCCTATTCTCAGaactttgtgtttctgctgagcTCCAAAGCAGGAGGTGTGGGACTTAATCTGATCGGTGCTTCCCATCTGGTGCTCTATGATATTGACTGGAACCCTGCCAACGATATGCAG GCCATGGCTCGAGTTTGGCGAGATGGACAGAAGAAGACTGTGCACATCTATCGTCTCCTCACTGCAG GAACTATTGAGGAGCGTATATTCCAGAGACAGGTCTCCAAACAGGGGCTCTCTGGGACTGTGGTGGACCTGGGTAAAGGCGCTGACCACACCAGCTTCTCCACCAATGAACTGCGAGATCTTTTCAGCCTGACGGACACGCCGTCTCTAACTCACGACCTGCtgaactgcagctgcagcatgGACGGATCAGTCCAGG CCGTAGAGGAAGAGGACCCGGTCTCTGACAGGCGCTGCCAGCTCGGTCGTCTAGGTGACCGTGGAGGGGGGGTGGCGCCGCCGAAGCATCTCAGCATGTCCGAGCTGATGCAGTGGAGACACTTCTCTGGTGACACGCCCACCTTCGCAGACCCCTACCTCGACCATGCACGGAAACACATCACATTCGCCTTCCAGACAACAATCTCCCACACAGTCCAGTGA